Within Streptomyces sp. NBC_00704, the genomic segment GCGCGCAAGATCGACTGGATCGCCTTCGAGGACATGCTGGAGCTCGCGGCGTCCGGCTCCAAGGTGCTGCTCCACCGCTGTGTGGAGTACGCCCGCCGCTACGACATCCCGATCCACGTCCGCTCGTCCTTCAGCGGACTCCAGGGCACGTGGGTCAGCAGTGCACCGATCGAGCAAGGGGACAAGCCGGTGGAGCAGGCCATCATCTCCGGTGTCGCGCACGACACCTCCGAGGCCAAGGTCACGGTCGTCGGCGTGCCGGACAAGCCGGGCGAGGCAGCCGCGATCTTCCGCACGATCTCCGACGCCGAGATCAACATCGACATGATCGTGCAGAACGTGTCCGCGGCCGCGACCGGCCTGACGGACATCTCCTTCACCCTCCCCAAGGCCGAGGGCCGCAAGGCCATCGACGCCCTGGAGAAGAACCGGGCCGGCATCGGCTTCGACTCGCTGCGCTACGACGACCAGATCGGCAAGATCTCCCTGGTCGGCGCCGGGATGAAGACCAACCCGGGCGTCACGGCCGACTTCTTCAAGGCCCTGGCCGACGCGGGCGTCAACATCGAGCTGATCTCGACGTCCGAGATCCGCATCTCGGTCGTGACCCGCGCCGACGACGTGAACGAGGCGGTGCGCGCCGTGCACAGCGCCTTCGGGCTCGACTCCGACAGCGACGAGGCCGTCGTCTACGGGGGCACCGGGCGTTGATCTCGGCAACGCGCCGCCCGACGCTCGCGGTCGTGGGGGCGACCGGGGCCGTCGGCACGGTCATGCTGCGGATCCTGTCCCAGCGGGCCGACGTCTGGGGCGAGATCAGACTCGTCGCCTCGCCGCGCTCGGCCGGCCGCAAGCTGGCCGTGCGCGGCGAGGAGGTCGAGGTGCTGGCCCTGTCGGAGGAGGTCTTCGACGGGGTCGACGTCGCCATGTTCGACGTGCCGGACGACGTCGCCGCGCACTGGGCGCCGCTCGCCGCCGCCCGGGGCGTGGTCGTGGTGGACAACTCCGGCGCCTTCCGGATGGACCCGGACGTGCCGCTGGTGGTCCCGGAGGTCAACGGGCACACGGTGCGCAACAGGCCGCGCGGGATCGTCGCCAACCCGAACTGCACGACGCTGTCGATGATCGTCGCCCTGGGCGCGCTGCACGCCGAGTACGGGCTGCGCGAGCTGGTGGTGTCCTCGTACCAGGCGGTGAGCGGGGCCGGGCGGGCCGGGGTGGAGACGCTGCGGCAGCAGATCGCGCTGGTGGCCGGCACCGAGCTGGGCACGCACCCGGGCGACGTGCGGCGGGCCGTCGGCGACAACACGGGCCCGTTCCCGGAGCCGGTCGCGCTGAACGTCGTCCCGTGGGCGGGCTCGCTGCGCGAGGACGGCTGGTCCTCGGAGGAGATGAAGGTGCGGGACGAGTCCCGCAAGATCCTCGGGCTGCCGAAGCTGCCGGTGGCGGTGACCTGCGTGCGCGTTCCCGTCGTCACCACGCACTCGCTCACCGTCCACGCCCGTTTCCAGGACGAGGTCACCGTCGACGGGGCCCGCGAGATCATCGCGACGGCTCCCGGCGTCGTCCTCTTCGACAACCCGGCGGCGGGGGAGTTCCCCACGCCCGCCGACGTGGTCGGCACCGACCCGACCTGGGTGGGCCGGGTGCGCCGGGCGCTGGACGACCCGACGGCGCTGGAGCTGTTCGTGTGCGGGGACAACCTGCGCAAGGGGGCCGCGCTGAACACCGCCCAGATCGCGGAGCTGCTGGCCGCCGAGCTGTCCGGACGGAAATGACGCCGACCCGCGCGGTGTCGGATTGTAAGATCTTTCAAGCAATGTGAGCCGGTCGACGGTCCGAACCACTTGTATCGGACACCTATGGCATCCGAAGATTTTCCTCCCCGCCCCCGCAACCGTGCGCAGGGCGGGGCGCGTCTTTGCGGTCACCCTGCGGTGTGCACAGGCGTGTGAACGATCACAGCGTACGGGGACGGCCGTGGTACGGGCGTGGGGACGCCCGTTCCTAGGGTTACAGGGGAAGAGCGGGACACATGAGACGGGTGCGCGGGGCCTTGGCCGACGCGAAAGAGACGCCGGACGCGTACAACCCCCGCGGGGGGAAGTGTGTCCAACTGGCGTGGCAGAGGTACTCGAACTCCCGGTGGCGCCCCTCGGCGCGGCCCTGCGGCCCCGCGGCGCCGTACGAACCCGCACCGCCGGCGCGCCCGGCGGCATGCCGGTGATCGCGCCCATGCCCGCAGCGCGGCCCGCCCGCGTCCCCGGCCAGCGTGACGGCGCCACCGCCCCCGACGGCGCCGCGACCGCGGCGACCACCGAGACCGCCGACGACACCGTGGCGGCCGGCACCACCGTCGACCACCTCACCGAGACCTACCGCGCCCACTACCGCTCCCTCCTCGGGCTCGCCGCCCTCCTCCTCGACGACACCGCCTCCTGCGAGGACGTCGTCCAGGAGGCCTTCATCCGCGTCCACTCCGCGCGCAAGCGCGTCCGCGACCCGGAGAAGACCCTCGCCTACCTGCGCCAGACGGTCGTCAACCTCTCCCGCTCCGCCCTGCGCCGCCGCATCCTCGGCCTGAAGCTGCTCTCCAAGCCGATGCCGGACATGGCCAGCGCGGAGGAGGGCGCCTACGACCAGCTGGAGCGCGACTCGCTCATCAAGGCCATGAAGGGCCTCCAGCGCCGCCAGCGCGAGGTCCTCGTGCTGCGCTACTTCGCGGACATGACCGAGGCCCAGGTCGCCGAGACCCTCGGCGTCTCCCTCGGCTCGGTCAAGGCGTACGGCTCGCGCGGGATCGCCGCCCTGCGCAAGGCCATGGAGGCGACGGCGTGAGCGGAGCAGCCGGTGAGCGGGACCACCGCGGCGGCCCCGACGGTCCCGGGCGCGACGAGCCCCCCGCGCGCCACGGGCCGCCGTCGCCCACACAAGAGCCGAAGCCCTCGCACGCTGGGAACTCAACCGTGAACCACCGCCTCGACGACCAGGGCCCCGACGGGCTCGACTCGGACGAGCTGGCACTGCGCCGGATGCTGCACGACGTCGTCCAGGAGATGGAGCCCCGCGACGGCGCCCTGGACCACCTGCGGCGGGCCGTCCCCGTCCGGCGGGCCCGCAAGCGGCAGGCGGCCGTCGGCATGGCGGCCGCGGCCCTCTTCCTCGGCACCGCCGTCCCCGCCGTCCTGCACGTGTCGAACGCGGGCGGCTCCGACGCCGACCCTTCCATCGCCGGCCAGGCATCCCAGGCGCAGGGAGGCGTCGATCAGGGCAAGAACCCCGACGGCGGCTCCTCGGGCAAGGTCGGCGACTCCACCGGCAGCACCGGTGAACCGGAGAAGAGCGGCGCCGCCGACTCCGGCCAGGGCAAGGCGGCCACGGACGGCGCCGCCTCCACCGGCCCCAGCGCCCCCACCGCGGCGGACGCGCCCGCCTGCCTGCCGGCCCAGCTGACGGCCGCCGACCCCACCGTCGCCGTCCCCGACGCGGCCGGCCTCGTCTACGGCGTCTTCCGCGTGCAGAACTCGTCGTCCGCCGCCTGCACCGTCGGCGGCGCCGTCTCCCTGACCTACGAGGCGCAGGGCGCCGCGGACGCCACGAAGATCACCGTCGTGGCGCACGCCTCCGGGGACGTGGCGGCCGCACTGCCCGACCCCTCCCTCAACGTCACCCGGCTCACCCTCGCCCCCGGCTCCGCCTACGAGGTGAGGTTCGCCTGGGCGCCCGCCGAGACCTGCCCCACCCCCGGCGGCCCCGGCGGCGGGGACGGCGGCGGCACGGCCTCCCCCTCGCCCTCGCCGAGCGAGCCGGCCGGCGCGTCCGGCGGCGAGACCGCCTCCGGCGCCACGGCCCAGCTGTACACGGAGGACGGCACGGCCGAGGGAAGCGTCGTGGTGTCGTACAAGAGCGCGGACGGCTCGGCGGCCGCCAGGGCGACCGTGCCGAACGCGTGCGCCGGGACGATCTACCGGACGGGCGTGCTGGCCTCGTCCTGAGCGCGCTCCGACGGCCCGGCGACCGCGTCCGGGGCGGCGGCCCCGTCCGGGGCGGCGGCCCCGTCCGGGGCGGCGGCCCCGTCCGGGGCGGCGGCCCCGTCCGGGCCGGTGACCGCCGGCTCCTGCGGGACGATCCCGAGCCGGGCGTCCCGCTCGAACTCGACCTCGCGGCGCAGCAGCCGGAACCACATGAAGACCACGAACCCGGCGAAGACGAACCACTCGCCGGTGTAGCCGAGGTTCTGGAACGCCTTCAGATCCAGGCCCGTGCCGGACGCCGCCTTCGCGGGCACCGCCGTCATCCCCGGCGAGGCCTCGTCCAGCGTGATCCACGCGTCGTACAGGTCGTAGGGCACCAGGTTGACCAGGGACGCGGCGCTGATCGCCGCCGTCTGCCCGGCCGGCAGGCCGCCCCGGCCGCTCACCCCGTCGTCGCCGGGCTGCTCGGAGGCCTGGAGCGCCCCCGTCACCGTCACCTCACCGGCGGGCGCCGCCGGGGCCTTCGCCGCGTCCGCCCGGCCCGGCAGCCAGCCGCGCACGACCGGCAGCGCCCGGCCGCCGTCGACGCGCAGCAGGGACAGCACGTAGAAGCCGTTCTTCCCGTCCAGCTCCCGGTCGGGCACCAGCAACTGGGCGCCGTAGCGACCGGTGGCGGTGGCCTGCCTGCCCGAGGTCGCCTTGTCCACGGGCAGCAGCTCGGCCAGCGGCCGCACGGCCCCCGTACGGGCCGACTCGGCCTGCGTCTTCGCGTCACGGTGGTCGTCCACCCGCGCCTCGAACCGGCTCAGCTGCCAGGACCCCATGAACAGGCAGAAGGGGATGGCCAGCAGCACGAAGACGTTGATCCCCCACCATCGGGGCGTCAGCAGAAACCGGTACACGCCCCCCACGGTACGGGGCCTGAAGCCCCCCGCGCCCCGCGGGGGTGAGCCTCTTCGGTGGGAAGCCGGTGCGTAGCCGGTGGGAAGTCGGTGGGAAGTTGTCCACAGGCTGGGGACCTCGGCGTCTCTTTGCGGGCGCGGGCGGGCAGTATGGGGCCATGACTGAGAGCAACGCGTCCGCCGCACCCGAGCGGTACGAGGACATGCCCGACTGGGAGAAGCGCTTCCGCGCGCCCCGGGTGTCGCTGCCCGACTGGGCGCAGGACGCCCCCGACCACTCCCTCTTCGTGTCGAACGCGACCGGGACGTACGAGCTGTACGCCTGGGACCGTGCCACCGGCGACCGGCGACAGGTCACCGACCGGGCCAACGGCACGACGGACGGCGTGCTCTCCCCGGACGGCGCCTGGATCTGGTGGTTCGACGACAAGGACGGCGACGAGTTCGGCGTCTGGCGCCGCCAGTCCTTCACCGGCGGCGAGGACGAACTGGCCACGCCCGGCCTGGACGCCTCCTACCCGGCGGGCCTCGCCCTCGGTCGCGACGGCCGCACGGCGGTCGTCGGCCGCTCCACCGACGAGGACGGCACCACCATCCACGTCACCCGCACCGGCGAGCCCCCCTTCGAGCTGTACCGCCACCGGGAGTCCGCCGGCGTCGGCGACCTCTCCCACGACGGGCGCCTCGTCGCCGTCGAACACACCGAGCACGGCGACGCGATGCACTCCGCGCTGCGCGTCCTGCACCTGGACGGCACCGAGGTCGCCGAACTCGACGACACCCGCGGCGGCACCGTCGAGCTGGGCCTGGAGGTGCTGGGCTTCGCCCCCGTCGACGGCGACCCCCGCCTGCTCATCGGCCACCAGCGCCGCGGCCGCTGGGAGCCCCTCGTCTGGGACGTGACGACGGGCGCCGAGACGGACCTGGACCTGGACCTGCCCGGCGACGTCAGCGCCGAGTGGTACCCGGACGGCTCCGGCCTGCTCATCGTGCACAGCTTCGAGGCCCGCAGCGAGATGTTCCGCTACGACCTGGCGAGCGCCGAGCTGGAGCGGATCCCCACCCCGCCGGGCACCGTCTCCGGGGCGACCGCCCGCCCCGACGGCAGCGTGGAGTACCTGTGGTCCTGCGCGGCCCGGCCGCCCGTGGTCCGCTCCACGACCGGCGAGGTGGTCCTCGAACCCCCCGGCCCGAAGTCGCCGGGCTCCGTCCCCGTGCAGGACGTGTGGGTGGAGGGCCCCGGCGGCCGCATCCACGCCCTCGTCCAGAAGCCCGCGGACGCCACCGGCCCGCTGCCCACCGTCTTCGACATCCACGGCGGCCCGACCTGGCACGACAGCGACGCCTTCGCGGCCGCGCCGGCGGCCTGGGTGGACCACGGCTACGCGGTGGTCCGCGTCAACTACCGCGGCTCCACCGGCTACGGCCGCGCCTGGACCGACGCGCTGAAGCACCGCGTGGGCCTCATCGAGCTGGAGGACATCGAGGCCGTCCGCGAATGGGCGGTGGACTCCGGCCTCGCCGACCCCGCCCGGCTGATCCTCACCGGCGGCTCCTGGGGCGGCTACCTCACCCTCCTCGGCCTCGGCGTCCAGCCCGACGCCTGGGCCGTGGGCATCGCCGCCGTGCCCGTCGCCGACTACGTCACGGCCTACCACGACGAGATGGAGGCCCTGAAGGCGATGGACCGCACCCTCCTCGGCGGCACCCCCGAGGAGGTCCCCGAACGCTTCGAGGCCTCCTCCCCGCTGACCTACGTCGACAAGGTGCGGGCCCCCGTCCACATCTCGGCCGGCGTGAACGACCCCCGCTGCCCCATCCGCCAGATCGACAACTACGTCCGACGCCTGGAGGCCAGAGGCGCGGTGCACGAGGTGTACCGCTACGACGCGGGCCACGGCTCACTCGTGGTCGACGAACGCATCAAGCAGGTCCGCCTGGAGCTGGAGTTCGCGGAACGGCACCTGCCGGTCTGACCCTGGGGCCCGGGATCGCCTTGTACGGGTTGTACGGGTTGTACGGGCTATGTGGGTTGTGCGGGTTGTACGGGCTATGTCGGTTGTACGGGTTGGGCGGGTTGTACGGGACGGGTAAAGGCGGCGAGGGCGAGAAGCCTCCGCAGCCCCACCCGCCCGTCACGCCCCCCGCCCGTCACGCCGGCACCGGCCCGTCACGCCCCCCCGCCCGTCACGCCGGCACCGGCCCGTCACGCCCCCCACCCGTCACGCCCCCTACCGCCTGCGCCGCAGCAACTCGGCCAGCCCCCGGCGGGTGGCCGCCAGCACCACCCGGTCCGAGCCCCGCAGGACGTACTCGTCCGGCAGATCCCACACCAGCCCGGGGCCGCCCTGCCGCTCCCGCCCCGTGTCCAGCGCCAGCACCCGCCAGTAGCCGGCCCGGAACGCCTCCCCGACCGTCCTGCCCTCCAGCTGCGCGTACCCCGCGACCTCCAGCGCGGCGAACAGCAGCACCCGCCGCTCCACCGGGATCGCCCCCAGGATCTGCCGGCCCATCATGGCCCCGGCGAACGACGGAGCCGACAGATGCGAAACACTCCGGCTGCGGGTCAGTGCCTGGGGATGCGCCGCCCGCAGGGTCCGGTACACGGCGGTCGCGAAGTCGTCGTCGTACAGCCGCAGCACCACCCGCAGATCCGGCCGCAGCGAGCGGGCGTACAGCGCGGCCTCCAGGTTCGTCGTGTCGGAACTGGTCACCGCGAGCAGCGCGTGCGCCCGGTGGATCTTCGCGGCCTCCAGCACCCCCTCCTGCGTGACGTCCCCGAGCACCACCGGCGCCCGCAGCCGCCGCGCCACCGCCAGCCCGCGCGCCTCGGGCCCCGCCTCGACGCACACCACCGGGATGTCCAGCTCCCGCAGCCGGATCAGCACCCGCGTGCCGATCTTCCCCAGCCCCAGCAGCACGACATGCCCGCCGAGCCCCCGGGGCGGCCGGCGCAGCGTCCCCGCCCCGCGGAACGTCCCGAGCGCCTCCAGCACCGCCGCCAGCAGCACCGGCAGCAGCAGCAACCCGATCAGTCCGGACAGGAGTTGCAGGACCTGCCGCCCGGTGTTCGCCCCCACCGCCGGGTCGTTGATCGCGAACAGGTCCAGCAGCGTCAGGTACAGCGCGCCCAGCGGATGGACCCCGGTCACCACCCACAGCGCCACCGCCAGCGCGAACACGCACCCGACCAGCCCGGCCAGCGACCACCGCAGCCGCCGCGAGAACAACGAGGCGAACGGCGCCATGACCCCGACGCCCCGCCCGGCGGGCAGCGCGGGCCCGGCCGAGTAGGCGACCTGCTCC encodes:
- a CDS encoding S9 family peptidase, whose product is MTESNASAAPERYEDMPDWEKRFRAPRVSLPDWAQDAPDHSLFVSNATGTYELYAWDRATGDRRQVTDRANGTTDGVLSPDGAWIWWFDDKDGDEFGVWRRQSFTGGEDELATPGLDASYPAGLALGRDGRTAVVGRSTDEDGTTIHVTRTGEPPFELYRHRESAGVGDLSHDGRLVAVEHTEHGDAMHSALRVLHLDGTEVAELDDTRGGTVELGLEVLGFAPVDGDPRLLIGHQRRGRWEPLVWDVTTGAETDLDLDLPGDVSAEWYPDGSGLLIVHSFEARSEMFRYDLASAELERIPTPPGTVSGATARPDGSVEYLWSCAARPPVVRSTTGEVVLEPPGPKSPGSVPVQDVWVEGPGGRIHALVQKPADATGPLPTVFDIHGGPTWHDSDAFAAAPAAWVDHGYAVVRVNYRGSTGYGRAWTDALKHRVGLIELEDIEAVREWAVDSGLADPARLILTGGSWGGYLTLLGLGVQPDAWAVGIAAVPVADYVTAYHDEMEALKAMDRTLLGGTPEEVPERFEASSPLTYVDKVRAPVHISAGVNDPRCPIRQIDNYVRRLEARGAVHEVYRYDAGHGSLVVDERIKQVRLELEFAERHLPV
- a CDS encoding aspartate kinase — protein: MGLVVQKYGGSSVADAEGIKRVAKRIVEAKKNGHQVVVVVSAMGDTTDELIDLAEQVSPMPSGREFDMLLTAGERISMALLAMAIKNLGHSAQSFTGSQAGVITDSVHNKARIIDVTPGRIRTALDEGNIAIVAGFQGVSQDKKDITTLGRGGSDTTAVALAAALDAEVCEIYTDVDGVFTADPRVVKKARKIDWIAFEDMLELAASGSKVLLHRCVEYARRYDIPIHVRSSFSGLQGTWVSSAPIEQGDKPVEQAIISGVAHDTSEAKVTVVGVPDKPGEAAAIFRTISDAEINIDMIVQNVSAAATGLTDISFTLPKAEGRKAIDALEKNRAGIGFDSLRYDDQIGKISLVGAGMKTNPGVTADFFKALADAGVNIELISTSEIRISVVTRADDVNEAVRAVHSAFGLDSDSDEAVVYGGTGR
- a CDS encoding aspartate-semialdehyde dehydrogenase — translated: MSATRRPTLAVVGATGAVGTVMLRILSQRADVWGEIRLVASPRSAGRKLAVRGEEVEVLALSEEVFDGVDVAMFDVPDDVAAHWAPLAAARGVVVVDNSGAFRMDPDVPLVVPEVNGHTVRNRPRGIVANPNCTTLSMIVALGALHAEYGLRELVVSSYQAVSGAGRAGVETLRQQIALVAGTELGTHPGDVRRAVGDNTGPFPEPVALNVVPWAGSLREDGWSSEEMKVRDESRKILGLPKLPVAVTCVRVPVVTTHSLTVHARFQDEVTVDGAREIIATAPGVVLFDNPAAGEFPTPADVVGTDPTWVGRVRRALDDPTALELFVCGDNLRKGAALNTAQIAELLAAELSGRK
- a CDS encoding NAD-binding protein — protein: MVVCGDDGLAHRLAAELRGVYEEQVTLVVPPAERMVRPPVVGRARAVSAALLDRVVSAAVNRAAGNGTPSPAPGEPAGRQRVLEAVEATEAVLAEAGVERAAALALVYDDDETNIRAALTARRLNPRLRLVLRLYNRRLGQHIEELLDQAAALATGDDPDVSRTSGDASTTVLSDADTAAPALAATAVVGTSKVVQTDGLLLRAVERPPSGTGEPGAPGRPTLALLSANGGDPAFADGSETSGEHGPLLLPDAETVREAAASGRRGSVVLEQVAYSAGPALPAGRGVGVMAPFASLFSRRLRWSLAGLVGCVFALAVALWVVTGVHPLGALYLTLLDLFAINDPAVGANTGRQVLQLLSGLIGLLLLPVLLAAVLEALGTFRGAGTLRRPPRGLGGHVVLLGLGKIGTRVLIRLRELDIPVVCVEAGPEARGLAVARRLRAPVVLGDVTQEGVLEAAKIHRAHALLAVTSSDTTNLEAALYARSLRPDLRVVLRLYDDDFATAVYRTLRAAHPQALTRSRSVSHLSAPSFAGAMMGRQILGAIPVERRVLLFAALEVAGYAQLEGRTVGEAFRAGYWRVLALDTGRERQGGPGLVWDLPDEYVLRGSDRVVLAATRRGLAELLRRRR
- a CDS encoding SigE family RNA polymerase sigma factor codes for the protein MAEVLELPVAPLGAALRPRGAVRTRTAGAPGGMPVIAPMPAARPARVPGQRDGATAPDGAATAATTETADDTVAAGTTVDHLTETYRAHYRSLLGLAALLLDDTASCEDVVQEAFIRVHSARKRVRDPEKTLAYLRQTVVNLSRSALRRRILGLKLLSKPMPDMASAEEGAYDQLERDSLIKAMKGLQRRQREVLVLRYFADMTEAQVAETLGVSLGSVKAYGSRGIAALRKAMEATA
- a CDS encoding SURF1 family protein, translating into MYRFLLTPRWWGINVFVLLAIPFCLFMGSWQLSRFEARVDDHRDAKTQAESARTGAVRPLAELLPVDKATSGRQATATGRYGAQLLVPDRELDGKNGFYVLSLLRVDGGRALPVVRGWLPGRADAAKAPAAPAGEVTVTGALQASEQPGDDGVSGRGGLPAGQTAAISAASLVNLVPYDLYDAWITLDEASPGMTAVPAKAASGTGLDLKAFQNLGYTGEWFVFAGFVVFMWFRLLRREVEFERDARLGIVPQEPAVTGPDGAAAPDGAAAPDGAAAPDGAAAPDAVAGPSERAQDEASTPVR